A genomic region of uncultured Roseibium sp. contains the following coding sequences:
- a CDS encoding cadherin domain-containing protein: MAKDTENRTPDNSPPANEGDGASSSTLGSDEYLHSGLLDTKDRHLDKAHDYHLDQDMGVSSEQVISNLHLGSHLDKPLPQEDLKDGASSFGVEERAQTARDDAPVAAGAADESAERVSGPGHESRPSIDTTVKNSGSSTSAPLIERTDPSGVSLNDPAAINSATGRQGVDAGVAAVSAPATAPDTGSVEEQAPATETSSDLSGVSDIDSDQNAVDEDAATGALTGITASADMTNGSGVTYSLVDDADGLFAIDPSTGVVTVAGELDAETAGSHDIVVRALAADGQSSEETFTIEVGDVDESDISAVTDVDSAENQIGEDAAAGTAVGVTARAVDEDATATVSYKVDDPRFEIDADGVVTLAEGAIFDADTEGDVSFTVTATSSDGSSSSETFSISVTDINDETPSDILLSNASVDENSSAGTVVAKLSVTDADVNDTHVYEIADDPSGYFEVVGDEIRVKTGAVLDHEAADEHTLTLTVTDAAGHSYSEDVTIAVNDINENPENINLSATPASADFTASDGYTSPTSISDLGLEADRTVVTVSFSTSGDVESAQTLFETGGNYYGLNIVIENGVLNVYAGEGNNVELSTPVETGTDYNLALELNKETNTLTLLVSEELPLNEMNADNSLADRQDGWTDSDWDGGNSIGVGTLADHSQGHVGGDFLGTIGDDGVSVYADATLETYMQPVVDENSAGGTVVARLSTTDPDDGDTHTYEITNDPSGFFEIVGDEIRVKDGALLDHETADTHTITVQVTDAGGLSHSEEFSIAVQDVNEAPATLELDTENKADFTAADGYTSSTSISELGLETDNNVFALSFTTAEDVSTAQTLFETGGNVYGLNVVIEDGRLNVYAGDSNNLELSAEISPGTDYNFLLELSKDDGTITLLLSDEFALGDMDRSNSLAAQRSGWPDGDWDGGNNIGVGDIAGHSQGHVGGDFLGEIHDEGLSVYADATLDNFNTGALSENTAGAIVGALSVTDPDIGDVHTYAVSDDRFEVLGGTLKLKDGVSIDFETEPSVEVTVTATDSAGASIDKTFTANFDDLAEDHVLSDGGVVFTDTGVAETSITGGTGNDTITAHEDGGVIEGADGDDTLAGDAGDDFLDGGTGTDTAVFSGNRDDYDVVENPDGSFTVTDMRDGAPDGTDTVAGVENFRFSDGDVLAGDLVAQDITAITDTDDAENTLAEDAAAGSLVDITAHAEDPNVSDTVSFSVDDSRFDIDSDGKVSVAEDAEFDAETEGSLDVVVTAVSSDGTSSQQTFTISVADVDEFDASNVEDVDTSQNTVSEDAVSGTEIGVTAFAADDDVSDTVTYTVDDDRFDIADDGTITVADGAAFDAEKEATVDVTVTAESSDGSSSSETFTVEVGNVNDNAPTDILITGHPGNLIQNGSFEAFDVSSGSWTHTKSDPSGFWSAEGSIEVWNNLGSVDATDGDKHLELDSDGGVNSISQSVETTLGQVYDLSFDAMARSSSETSTVEVYWNDELISRFDPETGDWASMDLQVVGTGGDDVLEFRETAEDNDSYGALLDNVSLTQIPLTIAEGVNGAVVGSVSSTDADVSDKHAYSVSDNRFEIVANGIGMMVLKLKDTESLDRESADSVTLTVTTTDSGGLTYSEDVTVFIADISESSVSAIKDLDANANILSEDAVAGEETGVSVAAADDDATDTVSYTVDDDRFTVADDGSVTVADGAAFDAETEATVNVTITATSSDGSTSSEIFEIVIEDADEMDVSAVTDTDSSVNSVAENATAGSEVGITASASDGDVSDAVSYSVDDTRFDIADDGTVTVADGATFDAETEGTIDVVVTVTSTDGSSSQETFTITVADINEFAVSAISNTDVSANTIAEDAAEGTEVGVTVSAADDDASDTVTYTVDDARFDVAGDGTVTVAAGATFDAETEGSIDVTVTAHSSDGSTSDETFTIDVSDVNETSISAVTDTDGSANTIAEDASEGTAVGVTASAADADVTDTVTYTVDDARFDVAADGTVTVASGASFDFETEPTISLTITATSSDGTSSQDVVEIAVSDVAETFSLQAGQTVFVDEGVAEPEIHGTDAAETITAHDDGSKIFSGGGADTIHGGKGDDHIEFGTGADTVYGGDGNDFIDDEVGTRPSTEANLLDGGSGNDTIYGGGGDDTLLGGTGNDNLSGEEDDDTLQGDAGNDRISGGSGTDTAVYSGNRDDYDIVQNANGSYTISDTRPDSPDGTDTVHDVEIYTFADGDVLSGDLIAERVSAVSDTDASDDAISENAAAGDSVGVTVSAADSNVSDSVSFSVDDARFEVANDGTVTVAAGAEFNYETEPSIDVVVTATSTDGSTSEETFTINVADVAESMELADTGVTMTDTGVAESSITGGTGNDTITAHDNGGDMDGGDGTDTVIGGAGDDTLDGGAGADNDALQGGEGSDTYMLRGDGRADIISDTGTAGTDRIVLAENTGTEFELEDTFNAATQGIEEIDGSGVAGETLRAQRSDSEIDWDFTSVELTGVDQIEGRDRDDSITGSTSDDNIIGGAGDDTLAGSEGDDTIDGGTGTDTARFSGNLSDYTVTETDGTLTIADTRPGSPDGTDTLTNVENFEFADGTYTRGDIVNLAPTDVTLSANDSLSIAEVAGGDAVVSGEIVSDGFGNQSVDHWSISHEGGDLTIDVLAGGYESGSLDSQIYLYRDNGGGDFTLVASNDDGAAGSDGSTTSYDSYLSQTGLEAGTYMVVIGSYPLDSSEALDSGSDYPASGSSTGPYQITVNGDAAITGLTENPASGGDWGDPGNNAVIVSNGAGEETIAAGSTLTGIESVTDENSGDTFHFSFLDDGDGAFQINSDTGSVSLAREHDASTAKSDTVTVQVADAAGATLSKTVGIELGTTDADTIVGTDEDDVVFGFGGNDSIDGGAGDDMLVLSGNQADYAIYDNGNGSHTIVDTRSGSPDGAKTVSNVEDFTFADGKVAAGDLSLSSEITLLDSNATGNQIHETADAGSEVGISVSALTPGDGALTYALSDDRFSIDADGVVTIADHAFFDSQVESSIDLTVTATATDGKEASETYTVNVNGSYSYDMTGGLADGSFTGTGDRSYSVDGVGGNDTITTGDHNDRVEGGAVAGNDQITGNGGRDLLFGDGGDDTISGGSGDDIIVGGTGNDTLSGGDGSDLFMHGLGDGNDVIEGGAGTAWTDVIDLGGGPGVTAAGEYGTDWTVTITNGSVEKTDTENGRLELSKDAEGSIDFSDGSKIDFAQIEEIRW; the protein is encoded by the coding sequence ATGGCAAAAGACACCGAAAACCGGACTCCCGACAACAGCCCCCCGGCCAATGAAGGCGATGGGGCTTCCAGTTCGACGCTGGGTTCCGACGAATATCTTCATTCCGGCCTCCTCGACACCAAGGACCGGCACCTCGACAAGGCACACGACTATCACCTTGATCAGGACATGGGTGTTTCCAGCGAGCAGGTGATTTCCAATCTGCATCTGGGCAGTCACCTGGACAAACCCCTGCCGCAGGAAGACCTCAAGGACGGCGCTTCGTCATTCGGCGTTGAAGAAAGAGCGCAGACTGCAAGGGACGACGCGCCTGTTGCAGCGGGTGCGGCCGACGAGAGCGCAGAAAGAGTTTCTGGGCCAGGACACGAATCCCGTCCCTCCATCGACACGACAGTCAAGAACAGCGGCAGCTCAACCTCGGCGCCGCTCATTGAGCGGACTGACCCGTCAGGTGTCAGCCTCAACGATCCCGCCGCCATCAATTCCGCGACCGGTCGGCAGGGTGTTGATGCCGGGGTCGCCGCGGTTTCAGCGCCAGCTACCGCGCCGGACACCGGTTCGGTCGAGGAACAGGCGCCGGCAACCGAAACGAGTTCAGATTTGTCCGGCGTTTCGGATATCGACAGTGATCAGAATGCCGTTGACGAAGATGCCGCGACCGGCGCGCTCACCGGCATTACCGCAAGCGCGGACATGACCAACGGTTCCGGTGTCACCTACAGCCTGGTCGATGACGCGGACGGCCTGTTTGCGATCGATCCTTCGACTGGTGTTGTGACCGTTGCCGGTGAACTGGATGCCGAAACGGCCGGTTCGCACGATATTGTCGTGCGCGCCCTTGCCGCGGACGGTCAATCAAGTGAAGAAACTTTCACGATCGAGGTCGGCGACGTCGACGAGAGCGACATTTCGGCCGTAACGGATGTCGACAGCGCCGAAAACCAGATCGGCGAAGACGCCGCGGCCGGAACCGCTGTCGGCGTTACCGCCCGGGCCGTCGACGAGGATGCCACGGCAACCGTCTCCTATAAAGTCGACGATCCACGTTTCGAGATTGATGCCGATGGCGTCGTCACTCTGGCAGAGGGCGCCATTTTTGACGCTGACACGGAAGGCGATGTCAGCTTCACGGTAACGGCGACTTCAAGCGATGGTTCAAGTTCGAGCGAGACCTTTTCGATCAGCGTCACGGACATCAACGACGAAACCCCGTCCGATATCCTGCTTTCAAACGCCAGTGTCGATGAAAACAGCTCCGCTGGAACGGTTGTTGCGAAGCTGTCCGTCACCGATGCGGATGTAAACGATACGCATGTCTATGAAATAGCGGACGATCCGTCCGGCTACTTCGAGGTCGTCGGTGACGAAATCCGGGTCAAGACCGGTGCCGTGCTCGATCATGAAGCGGCAGACGAGCACACTCTGACCCTCACGGTGACGGACGCAGCGGGTCATTCCTACTCGGAAGATGTCACCATCGCGGTCAATGACATCAACGAGAACCCCGAAAACATCAATCTCAGTGCTACACCTGCCTCGGCGGACTTTACCGCTTCGGACGGTTATACATCTCCAACAAGTATCTCCGACCTTGGCCTGGAAGCAGACAGGACTGTCGTGACCGTCTCGTTTTCCACGTCCGGTGACGTGGAGAGCGCGCAGACACTGTTCGAAACCGGCGGGAACTACTACGGCCTGAACATCGTCATCGAGAACGGCGTCCTCAATGTCTATGCCGGTGAAGGCAACAATGTTGAACTGAGCACGCCTGTCGAGACCGGGACAGACTACAATCTTGCGCTTGAACTCAACAAGGAGACGAACACCCTCACCTTGTTGGTGTCGGAGGAACTGCCCCTTAATGAGATGAACGCGGACAACAGCCTCGCTGACCGGCAGGACGGCTGGACCGATAGTGACTGGGACGGGGGCAACAGCATTGGCGTCGGCACACTGGCGGACCACAGCCAGGGGCACGTGGGCGGTGACTTCCTCGGAACTATCGGGGACGACGGCGTTTCGGTCTATGCCGATGCGACTCTCGAGACCTACATGCAGCCCGTTGTTGATGAAAACAGCGCGGGCGGAACGGTCGTCGCACGTCTCTCGACGACAGACCCTGATGACGGGGACACGCACACCTATGAGATCACGAACGATCCGTCCGGATTTTTCGAGATCGTGGGAGACGAAATCCGCGTCAAGGACGGCGCCCTTCTCGATCACGAAACCGCTGACACCCACACGATCACCGTTCAGGTGACGGACGCCGGCGGGTTGAGCCACTCTGAGGAGTTCTCGATCGCGGTCCAGGACGTGAATGAAGCGCCGGCCACGCTTGAACTGGATACGGAAAACAAGGCCGATTTCACCGCTGCCGACGGGTACACATCCAGCACCAGCATTTCCGAACTCGGGCTCGAGACCGACAACAACGTCTTTGCCCTGTCGTTCACGACGGCCGAGGACGTCTCCACCGCACAAACGCTTTTCGAAACGGGCGGCAATGTCTACGGGCTCAATGTCGTCATCGAAGACGGGCGACTGAATGTCTACGCGGGTGACAGCAACAATCTGGAACTGAGCGCGGAAATTTCTCCCGGCACCGATTACAATTTCCTTCTGGAACTCAGCAAGGATGACGGCACGATCACGCTGCTTCTGTCGGACGAGTTCGCGCTCGGCGACATGGACCGGAGCAACAGCCTTGCGGCGCAGCGCTCCGGTTGGCCTGACGGCGACTGGGATGGCGGCAACAACATCGGTGTCGGCGATATTGCCGGACACAGCCAGGGCCATGTCGGCGGAGATTTCCTCGGGGAGATCCATGACGAAGGTCTCTCCGTCTATGCAGATGCGACCCTGGACAACTTCAACACCGGTGCTCTGTCCGAAAACACCGCCGGGGCCATCGTCGGTGCATTGTCCGTCACGGATCCGGACATTGGTGACGTGCACACCTATGCCGTCTCCGACGACCGTTTCGAGGTGCTTGGCGGTACGTTGAAACTGAAAGACGGCGTCAGCATCGATTTTGAAACCGAACCGTCTGTCGAGGTCACCGTGACCGCGACCGATTCCGCCGGAGCCTCCATAGACAAGACCTTCACCGCCAACTTCGACGATCTCGCAGAAGACCATGTCCTGAGTGACGGTGGTGTCGTCTTTACCGATACGGGGGTCGCCGAGACCAGCATAACCGGCGGTACCGGCAATGACACGATCACCGCGCATGAAGACGGCGGTGTCATCGAAGGCGCGGATGGTGATGACACGCTGGCCGGAGACGCCGGAGATGATTTCCTGGATGGCGGCACGGGCACCGATACGGCGGTCTTCAGCGGAAACCGCGACGACTATGATGTCGTCGAAAACCCGGACGGAAGTTTCACGGTCACCGACATGCGCGACGGTGCGCCGGACGGCACGGATACGGTTGCCGGTGTCGAGAATTTCCGGTTTTCTGACGGCGATGTCCTCGCCGGCGATCTTGTCGCACAAGATATAACCGCAATCACGGACACGGATGACGCCGAGAACACGCTTGCGGAAGATGCAGCCGCCGGATCGCTTGTCGACATTACGGCGCATGCTGAAGATCCCAATGTCAGTGACACCGTTTCCTTTTCGGTCGACGACAGCCGCTTCGATATCGATTCCGACGGTAAGGTAAGCGTCGCAGAAGACGCAGAATTCGACGCGGAAACCGAAGGGTCGCTCGACGTCGTCGTGACAGCTGTTTCCAGTGATGGAACGTCGAGCCAACAGACATTCACGATCTCGGTTGCCGACGTTGATGAGTTTGATGCCTCCAATGTCGAGGACGTTGATACGTCCCAAAACACTGTTTCCGAGGACGCCGTTTCGGGAACCGAAATCGGGGTTACCGCCTTCGCCGCAGACGACGACGTCTCGGACACCGTCACGTATACGGTTGACGATGACCGCTTTGATATCGCTGATGACGGCACAATCACGGTTGCCGATGGCGCGGCCTTCGATGCTGAAAAAGAGGCTACGGTCGATGTCACCGTCACGGCGGAGTCTTCGGACGGTTCATCTTCTTCGGAGACCTTCACCGTGGAGGTCGGAAACGTCAACGACAACGCGCCGACGGATATCCTGATCACGGGCCATCCCGGAAATCTGATCCAAAACGGAAGCTTCGAGGCGTTTGATGTTTCGAGCGGGTCCTGGACCCACACGAAGTCCGATCCCTCCGGCTTCTGGTCCGCGGAAGGATCAATCGAAGTCTGGAACAATCTCGGCAGTGTCGATGCCACGGACGGTGACAAGCATCTGGAACTTGATTCAGACGGCGGTGTGAATTCGATTTCACAGTCCGTCGAAACCACACTCGGGCAGGTCTATGACCTGTCCTTCGATGCGATGGCGCGGTCAAGCTCCGAGACGAGTACGGTCGAGGTATACTGGAACGACGAACTGATCTCCCGGTTCGATCCGGAGACCGGTGACTGGGCATCGATGGACCTGCAGGTTGTCGGAACCGGTGGGGATGATGTTCTCGAGTTCCGCGAAACGGCGGAGGACAACGACAGCTACGGTGCGCTGCTCGACAACGTTTCCCTGACCCAAATTCCGCTGACCATTGCCGAGGGCGTGAATGGCGCAGTGGTCGGAAGCGTCTCGTCCACCGACGCTGACGTCAGCGACAAACACGCCTACTCCGTTTCAGACAACCGTTTCGAGATCGTTGCAAACGGCATCGGCATGATGGTGCTGAAGCTCAAGGACACCGAGAGCCTTGATCGCGAGAGCGCAGACAGCGTCACGTTGACCGTTACGACAACCGATTCAGGCGGCCTCACCTACAGCGAAGACGTGACCGTCTTCATTGCCGACATCTCGGAATCTTCCGTGTCGGCGATCAAGGACCTTGACGCGAATGCCAACATCCTGAGTGAAGATGCGGTCGCGGGTGAAGAGACCGGCGTGAGCGTCGCCGCAGCGGATGACGACGCAACCGATACCGTCTCCTATACCGTCGACGACGACCGCTTCACCGTTGCCGATGACGGGTCGGTCACTGTCGCGGACGGCGCGGCGTTCGACGCGGAAACCGAAGCAACCGTCAACGTCACCATCACCGCGACATCCAGCGATGGATCGACGTCATCCGAGATATTCGAAATCGTGATTGAGGACGCCGACGAAATGGACGTGTCTGCCGTCACGGACACGGATTCGTCGGTCAATTCTGTTGCAGAAAACGCCACGGCGGGTTCCGAAGTCGGTATAACCGCTTCTGCATCGGACGGAGACGTCAGCGATGCGGTTTCCTATTCGGTCGACGATACCCGATTCGACATTGCCGATGACGGCACGGTGACCGTCGCAGATGGCGCGACGTTTGACGCCGAAACGGAAGGCACAATCGATGTGGTGGTGACGGTCACGTCGACCGATGGCTCCTCCTCCCAGGAGACCTTCACGATCACGGTCGCCGACATCAACGAGTTTGCGGTCTCAGCCATCTCGAACACGGACGTCAGCGCCAATACGATTGCCGAGGATGCGGCCGAGGGAACTGAGGTCGGCGTGACTGTATCGGCCGCCGACGACGATGCTTCCGACACGGTTACCTACACCGTCGATGATGCGCGCTTCGACGTCGCTGGCGACGGCACAGTCACCGTGGCCGCCGGAGCTACCTTCGACGCGGAAACGGAAGGATCGATCGACGTCACGGTCACGGCTCACTCCTCGGACGGATCGACGTCAGACGAAACCTTCACGATCGACGTGTCGGACGTCAACGAAACCAGCATATCCGCCGTCACGGACACGGATGGCAGCGCCAACACGATTGCCGAGGATGCGAGCGAGGGAACGGCGGTCGGCGTGACGGCGTCAGCCGCCGATGCCGATGTCACCGACACGGTGACCTATACCGTTGACGATGCGCGCTTCGATGTCGCCGCCGACGGCACGGTCACCGTTGCGTCCGGAGCGAGCTTCGATTTCGAAACCGAACCGACCATCTCTCTCACGATCACGGCCACCTCCTCTGACGGTACAAGCTCGCAGGACGTCGTTGAGATCGCCGTTTCCGACGTTGCCGAGACCTTCAGTCTGCAGGCCGGTCAAACCGTTTTTGTCGATGAAGGTGTCGCCGAACCGGAGATCCACGGAACGGATGCGGCGGAAACCATCACCGCGCATGACGACGGCAGCAAAATCTTCAGTGGCGGCGGCGCCGATACTATTCACGGCGGCAAAGGCGATGACCACATCGAGTTCGGCACGGGTGCCGACACGGTTTATGGCGGAGACGGCAACGACTTCATCGACGATGAGGTCGGAACAAGACCCAGCACCGAGGCAAACCTGCTCGATGGCGGCTCCGGCAACGACACCATTTATGGCGGCGGTGGCGACGACACGCTTCTCGGTGGCACCGGAAACGACAACCTCTCCGGCGAGGAAGACGACGATACGCTCCAGGGCGACGCCGGCAACGACCGGATTTCCGGCGGCAGCGGCACCGACACCGCCGTCTATTCCGGAAACCGCGACGACTACGACATCGTTCAGAACGCCAACGGATCCTATACCATTTCCGATACACGCCCGGATTCCCCGGACGGTACGGATACGGTCCATGACGTAGAGATCTACACATTTGCCGATGGCGATGTACTGTCCGGAGACCTGATCGCGGAGCGGGTCAGTGCCGTGAGTGACACGGATGCATCGGACGACGCGATCTCGGAAAACGCGGCAGCCGGAGACAGCGTCGGCGTTACGGTCAGCGCCGCAGACTCCAATGTATCGGACAGCGTTTCCTTTTCCGTCGATGACGCCCGCTTCGAGGTTGCGAACGATGGCACAGTCACCGTCGCAGCCGGTGCGGAATTCAACTACGAAACGGAGCCGAGCATTGATGTCGTCGTGACCGCAACCTCGACGGACGGGTCGACTTCCGAGGAAACCTTCACAATCAATGTGGCCGATGTTGCCGAAAGCATGGAACTGGCGGACACCGGTGTCACGATGACCGACACCGGCGTTGCGGAAAGTTCGATCACGGGCGGAACCGGCAACGATACCATCACCGCGCATGATAACGGCGGCGATATGGATGGCGGCGATGGCACGGACACTGTCATCGGCGGAGCCGGTGACGACACGCTGGACGGCGGCGCGGGCGCGGACAACGATGCCCTGCAGGGCGGCGAAGGCAGCGATACATACATGCTGCGTGGTGACGGCCGGGCGGACATCATATCGGACACCGGCACTGCGGGAACGGACCGGATTGTTCTCGCTGAAAACACCGGCACCGAATTCGAGCTGGAAGACACTTTCAATGCGGCGACCCAGGGCATTGAGGAAATCGACGGAAGCGGCGTAGCGGGTGAGACGCTGCGAGCACAGCGCAGCGATTCCGAGATCGATTGGGACTTCACCAGTGTCGAGCTGACCGGCGTGGACCAGATCGAAGGCCGGGACCGGGACGATTCGATTACCGGATCTACCAGCGACGACAACATCATCGGCGGCGCTGGTGACGATACGCTCGCCGGAAGCGAGGGTGACGACACCATCGACGGCGGCACGGGCACCGACACGGCCCGGTTTTCCGGCAACCTTTCGGATTACACCGTCACCGAGACCGATGGAACACTCACGATCGCCGACACCCGGCCGGGTTCACCGGACGGCACCGATACACTCACGAATGTCGAAAATTTCGAATTCGCCGACGGCACATATACACGCGGTGACATCGTCAACCTGGCGCCCACCGACGTCACGCTGTCCGCCAATGACAGCCTTTCGATAGCCGAGGTTGCCGGCGGCGATGCCGTTGTATCGGGCGAGATTGTTTCCGACGGGTTCGGCAACCAGTCGGTCGACCATTGGTCAATCAGTCACGAAGGCGGAGACCTGACAATCGACGTGCTTGCCGGCGGATATGAATCAGGCAGCCTCGACAGCCAGATTTATCTTTACCGGGACAATGGCGGCGGTGACTTCACGCTCGTTGCCAGCAACGATGACGGTGCTGCCGGGAGCGACGGCAGCACAACTTCCTATGACAGTTACCTGAGCCAGACCGGTCTTGAAGCCGGTACCTACATGGTTGTCATCGGAAGTTATCCGCTCGACAGCAGCGAAGCACTCGACAGCGGATCGGACTATCCAGCGTCCGGTTCATCGACCGGTCCCTACCAGATCACGGTCAACGGCGACGCCGCCATCACCGGCCTCACCGAAAATCCGGCTTCCGGCGGAGACTGGGGTGATCCCGGCAACAATGCCGTCATCGTCTCCAACGGTGCCGGGGAAGAGACCATCGCGGCGGGCTCAACGCTGACCGGCATCGAGTCGGTTACTGACGAGAACAGCGGAGACACGTTCCATTTCAGCTTCCTGGACGACGGCGACGGCGCCTTCCAGATAAACTCGGACACCGGATCTGTTTCGCTCGCGCGCGAACACGATGCGAGCACGGCGAAAAGCGACACGGTCACGGTTCAGGTCGCAGATGCGGCGGGTGCCACTCTCTCCAAGACGGTCGGGATAGAACTTGGCACGACCGACGCCGACACGATCGTCGGCACGGATGAAGACGACGTCGTTTTCGGGTTCGGCGGCAATGACAGCATCGACGGCGGTGCAGGCGACGACATGCTGGTTCTGTCCGGGAACCAGGCCGACTATGCGATCTATGACAACGGCAACGGCAGCCACACGATCGTTGACACGCGCTCCGGGTCGCCCGACGGCGCCAAAACGGTCAGCAATGTCGAAGACTTCACATTCGCGGATGGGAAGGTGGCAGCCGGCGACCTGTCGCTCAGCAGTGAAATCACGCTTCTCGACTCGAACGCCACCGGCAACCAGATCCATGAAACCGCGGACGCGGGGTCTGAGGTCGGTATCTCCGTTTCGGCCCTGACACCCGGCGATGGCGCCCTCACCTATGCGCTGAGCGACGACCGTTTCAGCATCGATGCGGACGGTGTCGTGACGATCGCCGATCACGCCTTCTTCGACAGTCAGGTGGAAAGCTCGATCGACCTCACGGTCACGGCCACGGCCACAGACGGCAAGGAGGCGTCCGAGACCTACACCGTCAACGTGAACGGTTCCTACAGCTACGACATGACCGGCGGTCTCGCCGACGGAAGTTTCACCGGCACCGGCGACCGTTCGTATTCCGTCGACGGCGTCGGAGGCAACGACACGATCACGACCGGCGACCACAACGACCGCGTCGAAGGCGGAGCGGTTGCGGGGAATGACCAGATTACCGGCAATGGCGGGCGCGATCTCCTTTTCGGAGACGGTGGTGACGACACGATATCGGGTGGTTCCGGCGACGATATCATAGTCGGCGGTACCGGAAACGACACGCTTTCCGGCGGTGACGGGTCGGACCTGTTCATGCATGGCCTGGGTGACGGAAACGATGTCATCGAAGGCGGTGCGGGCACGGCCTGGACCGACGTCATCGACCTTGGCGGCGGCCCGGGCGTGACGGCAGCCGGCGAGTACGGTACCGACTGGACCGTGACGATTACCAATGGCTCGGTTGAAAAGACCGACACCGAGAACGGCCGGCTGGAGCTTTCCAAGGACGCCGAAGGGTCCATCGATTTCAGCGATGGCAGCAAGATCGATTTCGCCCAGATCGAGGAAATCCGCTGGTAG
- a CDS encoding ABC transporter transmembrane domain-containing protein produces MIASIFANVLGLAMPLAVLQVYDRVLPNASTDTLLVLTLGVVCVLAADGLIKVARAAVVGRLGASFNHQAHKELFRRVLDAKPENFAGTPVSLQVHRLRSLQSVADHYGDQGRLLAIDLPAGGIFLAVLVFIAGPLALVPVVLLAVFILFALHRSRVLQKVVADRAAQDDRKSDFVLEVLSGAKTVKSQSMEALMIRRFERLQKETANLSARYMLLAGQARDASTVFATLTTVFVVLFGAVMVINNGFSIGGVAASTLLSGQFVQPFLRAINHLTDMQRLKHDYAQVDKLFDLPPVETRAQLETDPAGLVQLIDVSMDIHNARRQVFTNLNLTIKPGEFVGFSGADGSGKSTLMKLFAGELSPLAGDVLVGGHDFSGPLKHALRKHVAYVDSRAAVFNGSIIENLTMFGAVSDIARARMAAKLIGLEKEIHLLPKGYDTQLGADLGGKVPASTLQRICIARALAGEPKVLILDEANAQLDQQAEKALINALYRLKGHLTVIIVAHRPSMLAVADRQYRLEDGRIHEITQETGLNPQGVEISA; encoded by the coding sequence GTGATCGCTTCGATCTTCGCAAATGTTCTCGGTCTGGCGATGCCGCTCGCGGTGCTTCAGGTATATGACCGGGTTCTGCCGAATGCGTCGACGGACACATTGCTGGTTCTCACGCTCGGAGTTGTTTGCGTTCTTGCTGCCGATGGTCTCATCAAGGTCGCCCGGGCTGCCGTAGTGGGCAGATTGGGAGCAAGTTTCAATCACCAGGCGCACAAGGAACTGTTCCGGCGCGTGCTGGATGCAAAGCCCGAAAACTTCGCCGGCACGCCGGTGTCGCTTCAGGTTCACCGGCTGCGATCGCTGCAGTCCGTCGCGGATCACTACGGCGACCAGGGACGGTTGCTCGCAATCGATCTTCCTGCGGGAGGAATTTTCCTGGCGGTTCTCGTTTTCATAGCCGGACCACTGGCTCTGGTGCCTGTTGTCCTGCTCGCGGTGTTCATCCTGTTTGCGCTTCACCGGAGCCGGGTCCTTCAGAAAGTGGTCGCGGACCGGGCCGCGCAAGATGACCGGAAATCCGATTTCGTGCTTGAAGTGCTGTCTGGTGCAAAGACGGTCAAGTCACAGTCGATGGAAGCACTGATGATCCGCCGTTTTGAGCGCTTGCAGAAAGAAACCGCCAACCTGAGTGCCCGCTACATGCTTCTGGCAGGCCAGGCCCGCGATGCCTCCACGGTGTTTGCGACGCTCACCACCGTCTTCGTCGTCCTGTTCGGTGCCGTCATGGTCATCAACAACGGATTCAGCATCGGCGGTGTTGCGGCAAGTACGCTCTTGTCCGGGCAGTTCGTGCAGCCTTTTCTTCGCGCGATCAATCACCTGACGGACATGCAGCGCCTGAAGCATGATTACGCGCAGGTCGACAAGCTGTTCGATCTGCCGCCGGTCGAAACAAGGGCGCAACTGGAAACGGACCCGGCCGGTTTAGTCCAGCTGATAGACGTCTCGATGGATATTCATAATGCGCGGCGGCAGGTTTTTACGAATTTGAATCTGACGATCAAACCTGGCGAATTTGTCGGCTTCAGCGGCGCGGACGGGAGCGGCAAGAGCACCTTGATGAAACTCTTCGCCGGGGAATTGTCGCCGCTCGCCGGAGACGTCCTCGTCGGTGGGCATGACTTTTCCGGACCATTGAAACATGCGCTGCGCAAACATGTCGCCTATGTCGACAGCCGGGCGGCTGTGTTCAACGGTTCGATCATCGAGAACCTGACCATGTTCGGTGCGGTCTCCGATATCGCGCGGGCCCGCATGGCCGCCAAACTGATCGGTCTTGAGAAGGAAATTCATCTGCTTCCGAAGGGCTACGACACGCAGCTCGGTGCAGACCTCGGAGGCAAGGTCCCGGCCTCGACCTTGCAGCGCATTTGCATCGCAAGGGCGCTGGCGGGAGAGCCGAAAGTCCTGATTCTCGACGAGGCAAATGCGCAGCTGGACCAGCAGGCCGAAAAGGCGCTCATCAACGCGCTCTACCGCCTGAAGGGACATTTGACCGTCATCATCGTGGCGCACCGCCCGTCAATGCTTGCCGTAGCCGACCGTCAGTACCGGCTTGAAGACGGCAGGATCCATGAGATCACGCAAGAGACCGGGCTCAATCCGCAAGGTGTGGAGATTTCAGCGTGA